The following are from one region of the Procambarus clarkii isolate CNS0578487 chromosome 52, FALCON_Pclarkii_2.0, whole genome shotgun sequence genome:
- the LOC123763624 gene encoding uncharacterized protein yields MAQEFLPLCDVLFNIISLASYFCDVVFDVVTIYTLYDQQEVVWFALALSCVLLSLVVCQMCSLKWYLSSLRKDLAKKDCDLGIMLLLHFVQGGVLWRYFKLFIPVDLRYVKHEVRDLCMLRLIHAFCEAAPMLLIQLYLIWRKPALSDLTDLNIVSTALSLFSVCWALASFNKNVRRHNVHRLILTWLGVIFQFIWRLGTITSRSLALTVYATLYGYWVFLVIALHWVSMFLWLISPKNVFHGEKMPLFKKVIFSMLIAFCYIFCYINLQEINARQKMVAFYITMLLENALLVAVWLGGLRSTPWYQYPVTALVFIAFGFGVVFMIFYYQHFHVKRLKHNYTMSSSINTYSSCTGCQLGQCTDKSHRMPFPYYLNELSASDNSTIASNPQQNGNAKPNNLETSEARNQQQQPCHYPPDALHVPGVFTCRFNPGIKRKKKKPTSFVPPPVPVLPSIGVPNNNGRMVPFWKRPLPQSLSSDHEGSVGSRVNIQQKLQEKKQQQIAELRQIEEEIKAGKLKRPHPSDISESGTLRQPIPRAKKQPWLKPEPLDFTYLVVEPSAAPVPAPAHRKHRSQTPEILLAPHYLDNTRIYYDYQDPRWKYGNNYHLPSDDMSGSSHSKHSIKRRNRKGDKNTDNRDKVIYKSYRIPSDLDSQISLPRSYTLPREFKYYRRPKSRKAVRTDHFMASTNSSDGDVDSCDEGDLEKSLSRLNNAVHFHLNHSHHHHYHHHSFLHNHHTNHVAESPPHPQHPLRARIHAAFHRNMANTHETKL; encoded by the exons ATGGCCCAGGAGTTCCTCCCGCTCTGCGATGTGCTCTTCAACATCATCTCGCTGGCGTCCTACTTCTGTGATGTGGTGTTTGACGTGGTCACCATCTACACCCTGTACGACcagcaggaggtggtgtggtTCGCGCTGGCGCTCTCCTGTGTGCTGCTCTCCCTCGTGGTGTGCCAGATGTGTTCGCTCAAGTGGTATCTCTCCAGTCTCCGGAAGGACCTGGCCAAGAAGGACTGCGATCTGGGCATTATGCTCTTGCTCCATTTCGTCCAGGGAGGCGTCCTTTGGCGCTACTTTAAACTCTTCATCCCCGTGGATCTTCGCTACGTCAAGCATGAGGTTCGCGACTTGTGTATGCTGCGACTGATCCATGCCTTCTGTGAGGCAGCCCCCATGTTGCTCATTCAGCTGTATCTGATATGGCGAAAACCCGCGCTATCTGATCTAACAGACCTGAATATTGTGTCGACAGCATTGTCGCTCTTCAGCGTGTGCTGGGCCTTGGCCTCCTTCAACAAGAACGTGCGGCGGCATAACGTTCATCGCCTGATACTGACGTGGTTAGGAGTTATATTTCAGTTCATCTGGCGGCTTGGGACCATAACCTCCCGCTCGCTGGCACTCACCGTGTATGCAACGCTCTACGGGTACTGGGTTTTCCTCGTCATTGCCCTCCATTGGGTCTCCATGTTCCTCTGGCTCATCTCTCCCAAGAATGTCTTTCACGGTGAAAAGATGCCCTTGTTTAAGAAAGTGATATTCTCCATGTTAATCGCCTTCTGTTACATATTCTGCTACATCAACTTGCAAGAAATCAACGCCCGGCAGAAGATGGTGGCCTTCTACATCACCATGCTGCTAGAGAACGCCCTCCTGGTGGCGGTGTGGCTGGGGGGCCTGAGGTCCACGCCCTGGTACCAGTACCCTGTCACGGCCCTCGTCTTCATCGCCTTCGGGTTCGGAGTGGTGTTCATGATCTTCTACTACCAGCACTTTCATGTCAAGAGGCTCAAGCACAACTACACCATGTCCTCCTCCATCAACACCTACTCTTCGTGTACAG GATGTCAGCTGGGTCAGTGTACAGACAAGTCACACCGCATGCCTTTCCCATACTACCTGAACGAGCTGTCGGCGAGCGACAACAGCACCATCGCCTCCAACCCTCAGCAGAATGGTAACGCCAAGCCCAATAACCTGGAGACCAGCGAGGCGCGgaatcagcagcagcagccctgCCACTACCCGCCGGACGCCCTCCACGTCCCCGGCGTCTTCACTTGCCGCTTCAACCCGGGCATTAAGAGGAAGAAAAAAAAGCCGACGAGCTTCGTGCCACCTCCAGTTCCCGTTCTCCCTTCTATAGGCGTGCCAAATAATAATGGTCGTATGGTGCCGTTCTGGAAGCGGCCTTTACCACAGTCGTTGTCAAGTGATCACGAAGGGAGTGTGGGCTCCAGAGTCAACATACAACAGAAGCTGCAGGAGAAGAAGCAACAACAGATTGCTGAATTAAGACAAATCGAAGAAGAGATAAAAGCTGGCAAGTTAAAGCGGCCGCATCCCAGCGATATCTCCGAATCTGGAACGCTTCGTCAACCCATCCCTCGGGCGAAGAAGCAACCGTGGTTGAAGCCTGAACCGCTGGACTTCACATACCTTGTGGTAGAGCCCTCAGCGGCGCCCGTGCCGGCCCCAGCCCACAGAAAACATCGTTCTCAAACGCCAGAGATTCTGCTGGCGCCACATTACCTGGACAACACCAGGATCTACTACGACTACCAGGACCCTCGGTGGAAATACGGAAACAACTACCACCTTCCCTCTGATGACATGAGCGGCTCCAGTCACTCCAAACACTCGATAAAAAGACGCAATAGAAAGGGAGATAAAAACACGGACAATAGAGACAAAGTTATTTATAAGTCTTACAGAATACCATCTGATCTCGATAGTCAAATATCGCTACCGAGGTCTTATACTCTTCCCAGAGAATTCAAATATTACAGAAGACCCAAGTCGAGAAAAGCTGTGAGAACTGACCACTTCATGGCGTCGACAAACTCCAGCGATG gTGATGTCGATTCCTGCGACGAAGGAGACTTGGAGAAATCTCTGAGTCGACTCAACAACGCCGTCCACTTCCACctcaaccacagccaccaccaccactaccaccaccacagcttcCTCCACAATCACCACACCAACCACGTAGCCGAGTCTCCACCTCATCCGCAACACCCACTTCGGGCGCGCATTCACGCGGCGTTCCACCGCAACATGGCCAACACTCACGAGACAAAGTTGTGA